The following coding sequences are from one Ovis canadensis isolate MfBH-ARS-UI-01 breed Bighorn chromosome 7, ARS-UI_OviCan_v2, whole genome shotgun sequence window:
- the FEM1B gene encoding protein fem-1 homolog B, with translation MEGLAGYVYKAASEGKVLTLAALLLNRSESDIRYLLGYVSQQGGQRSTPLIIAARNGHAKVVRLLLEHYRVQTQQTGTVRFDGYVIDGATALWCAAGAGHFEVVKLLVSHGANVNHTTVTNSTPLRAACFDGRLDIVKYLVENNANISIANKYDNTCLMIAAYKGHTDVVRYLLEQRADPNAKAHCGATALHFAAEAGHIDIVKELIKWRAAIVVNGHGMTPLKVAAESCKADVVELLLSHADCDRRSRIEALELLGASFANDRENYDIMKTYHYLYLAMLERFQDGDNILEKEVLPPIHAYGNRTECRNPQELESIRQDRDALHMEGLIVRERILGADNIDVSHPIIYRGAVYADNMEFEQCIKLWLHALHLRQKGNRNTHKDLLRFAQVFSQMIHLNETVKAPDIECVLRCSVLEIEQSMNRVKNIPDADVHSAMDNYECNLYTFLYLVCISTKTQCSEEDQCKINKQIYNLIHLDPRTREGFTLLHLAVNSNTPVDDFHTNDVCSFPNALVTKLLLDCGAEVNAVDNEGNSALHIIVQYNRPISDFLTLHSIIISLVEAGAHTDMTNKQNKTPLDKSTTGVSEILLKTQMKMSLKCLAARAVRANDINYQDQIPRTLEEFVGFH, from the exons ATGGAGGGCCTGGCTGGCTATGTATACAAGGCGGCCAGCGAGGGCAAGGTTCTGACTCTGGCCGCCTTGCTTCTCAACCGGTCTGAAAGCGACATCCGCTATTTGCTTGGCTATGTCAGCCAGCAGGGAGGGCAGCGCTCCACGCCCCTCATCATCGCAGCTCGCAATGGGCACGCTAAGGTGGTGCGCTTGCTTTTAGAACATTACCGGGTGCAGACTCAGCAGACTGGCACCGTCCGCTTCGACGG GTATGTCATCGATGGGGCCACTGCTCTTTGGTGTGCAGCAGGAGCGGGACATTTTGAAGTTGTTAAGCTTCTAGTCAGTCATGGAGCCAACGTGAACCACACCACAGTAACTAACTCAACCCCTCTGCGGGCAGCATGCTTTGATGGCAGATTGGACATTGTGAAATACTTGGTCGAAAATAATGCCAACATCAGCATTGCCAACAAGTATGACAACACTTGCCTAATGATTGCGGCCTATAAGGGACACACTGACGTGGTCAGATATCTTTTAGAACAACGTGCTGATCCGAATGCTAAAGCACATTGTGGAGCCACAGCATTGCATTTTGCAGCTGAAGCTGGGCACATAGATATTGTGAAGGAGCTGATAAAATGGCGTGCTGCTATAGTGGTGAACGGCCATGGGATGACGCCATTAAAAGTAGCTGCTGAAAGCTGTAAAGCTGATGTTGTCGAACTGTTGCTCTCTCATGCTGATTGTGACCGGAGAAGTCGGATTGAAGCTTTGGAGCTCTTGGGTGCCTCCTTTGCAAATGATCGCGAGAACTACGACATCATGAAGACATATCACTATTTATATTTAGCTATGTTGGAGAGGTTTCAAGATGGTGATAACATTCTTGAGAAAGAGGTTCTCCCACCAATCCATGCTTATGGGAATAGAACTGAATGTAGAAATCCTCAGGAACTGGAATCCATTCGGCAAGACAGAGATGCTCTTCATATGGAAGGCCTTATAGTTCGGGAACGGATTTTAGGTGCCGACAACATTGATGTTTCCCATCCCATCATTTACAGGGGAGCTGTTTATGCAGATAACATGGAATTCGAACAGTGTATCAAGTTGTGGCTTCATGCCCTGCATCTCAGACAGAAAGGCAACAGAAATACCCATAAGGATCTTCTTCGATTTGCCCAAGTTTTTTCACAGATGATACATTTAAATGAAACTGTGAAGGCCCCAGACATAGAATGTGTTTTGAGATGCAGTGTGTTGGAAATAGAACAGAGTATGAACAGAGTAAAAAATATTCCAGATGCTGATGTCCACAGTGCTATGGACAATTATGAATGTAACCTCTATACCTTTCTGTATTTAGTGTGCATCTCCACCAAAACACAGTGCAGTGAAGAAGATCAGTGCAAAATTAACAAGCAGATCTACAACCTGATTCACCTGGACCCCAGAACTCGTGAAGGTTTCACCTTGCTGCATCTAGCTGTCAACTCAAATACCCCGGTTGATGATTTCCACACCAATGACGTTTGCAGCTTTCCAAACGCGCTTGTCACAAAGCTCCTGCTGGACTGTGGTGCTGAGGTGAATGCTGTGGACAATGAAGGGAACAGCGCCCTTCACATTATCGTGCAGTACAACAGGCCCATCAGTGATTTTTTGACCTTGCACTCTATCATCATTAGTCTAGTTGAAGCTGGCGCTCACACTGACATgacaaataaacagaataaaactCCGCTAGACAAAAGTACAACTGGGGTATCAGAAATACTACTTAAAACTCAAATGAAGATGAGTCTCAAGTGCCTGGCTGCCCGGGCAGTTCGGGCTAATGACATTAACTACCAAGACCAGATCCCCAGAACTCTTGAAGAGTTTGTTGGATTTCATTAA